In one Bacillus sp. PK3_68 genomic region, the following are encoded:
- a CDS encoding NADP-dependent oxidoreductase, whose product MKNREILFLKRPDGEPTTEHLSVQETSVPELSEGEALVRLLYVSVDPYMRGRMNEGKSYVEPFQLNQPIEGGAIAEVIKSQSDQLQEGDIVTGSLPWREYTTISAESVRKIDPALGPLTTSLHILGMTGLTAYFGLMDIGRPQEGETVVVSGAAGAVGSTVVQIATIVGARVVGIAGSDEKVQLLRQLGADAVINYQTEDVNTALMEACPDGVDVYFDNVGGDISDAVYPLLNKFARIIQCGAISSYNKREDHGPRIQHYLIKSSALIKGFTVGDYRERYPEGFQHLSKWLQEGKLTYEETITEGFENIPQAFFGLFTGENIGKQLVKVNEPSHKE is encoded by the coding sequence GAGGGAGAAGCACTCGTCCGGCTACTATATGTATCAGTCGATCCGTATATGCGCGGTCGGATGAATGAAGGAAAATCTTATGTAGAGCCTTTTCAGTTAAACCAGCCTATCGAGGGAGGAGCAATAGCTGAAGTAATAAAGTCTCAATCTGACCAGCTGCAGGAAGGAGACATTGTAACTGGTTCCCTCCCATGGAGAGAATACACAACCATTTCTGCTGAATCTGTTCGTAAAATAGATCCAGCACTTGGACCGCTAACAACTTCTCTGCATATTCTCGGCATGACCGGCCTTACTGCCTATTTTGGGTTAATGGATATTGGCCGGCCACAAGAAGGAGAAACAGTGGTTGTTTCTGGTGCAGCGGGTGCTGTCGGTTCTACTGTTGTCCAAATCGCTACTATTGTCGGCGCCAGGGTGGTAGGGATTGCGGGCTCCGATGAAAAAGTTCAATTGTTGAGACAGCTAGGGGCTGATGCCGTTATTAATTATCAAACAGAGGATGTGAATACGGCACTTATGGAAGCCTGTCCAGATGGTGTGGATGTGTATTTCGATAATGTCGGCGGTGACATCTCTGACGCCGTATATCCGCTCCTGAACAAATTCGCCCGGATCATTCAATGCGGAGCCATCTCTTCCTATAATAAAAGAGAGGATCACGGCCCTCGCATTCAGCATTACTTAATTAAGTCCAGCGCCTTGATTAAAGGCTTTACTGTTGGGGATTATCGTGAACGCTATCCGGAAGGCTTTCAACACCTATCCAAGTGGCTTCAAGAAGGCAAACTTACTTATGAAGAAACCATTACAGAAGGATTTGAAAATATTCCGCAAGCATTTTTCGGTTTATTTACAGGCGAAAATATCGGCAAGCAGCTTGTAAAAGTAAATGAGCCCTCCCATAAAGAGTAA
- a CDS encoding effector binding domain-containing protein: MIPKVVEIEEIKVIGLQKTCQTTDLETEKAILWKQFKQFASDILDQTNGELMEICRQKQGSLVTHCVALEVNNVDIVPAGMISFNIPPQSYIYMKHNGYTHTLWKSLNEIKQWAKEHHCRLDPNQFMIHVKISEEPPVHELYVKLEDKKRESTEIVI, from the coding sequence ATGATCCCGAAAGTTGTCGAAATTGAGGAGATCAAAGTAATTGGCTTGCAAAAAACATGTCAGACTACTGACCTAGAAACGGAGAAAGCAATACTTTGGAAACAGTTCAAGCAATTTGCTAGTGATATTTTAGATCAAACAAACGGTGAATTAATGGAGATTTGTCGCCAAAAACAAGGAAGCCTAGTGACACACTGTGTTGCCCTGGAAGTAAACAACGTTGATATTGTGCCCGCAGGCATGATTAGTTTTAATATTCCTCCCCAAAGCTATATTTATATGAAGCACAATGGATACACTCACACATTATGGAAATCTCTTAATGAAATAAAACAGTGGGCCAAGGAGCATCACTGCCGCCTGGATCCAAATCAATTCATGATTCATGTAAAAATTTCTGAAGAACCTCCTGTACACGAGCTATATGTAAAGCTTGAAGACAAAAAGAGGGAATCTACCGAAATTGTTATTTAA
- a CDS encoding ZIP family metal transporter → MVMDWFINLNPAVQALLGGLLTWGLTMLGASIVFFFRHINQNVMNTMLGFAAGVMIAASFWSLLAPSIVFSEQNGQIPWLPPAIGFLLGGLFIRLLDFVVPHLDSGLSENEAEGPKTGLPKSMLLFLAITLHNIPEGLAIGVAFGAAAIGLGEASVIGALGLAIGIGIQNMPEGAALSVPLRGEGMSRLRAFNYGQLSAIVEPVAAVIGAAAVLAVQPIMPYALAFAAGAMIFVVVEQLIPQSQSAGSKDWATLGLMAGFTVMMILDVALG, encoded by the coding sequence ATGGTAATGGACTGGTTCATCAATTTGAATCCGGCTGTTCAAGCATTGCTTGGCGGTTTATTAACATGGGGATTAACGATGTTAGGGGCATCCATTGTTTTTTTCTTTCGCCACATTAATCAAAATGTAATGAATACGATGCTTGGTTTTGCTGCTGGTGTCATGATTGCTGCTTCTTTCTGGTCTCTTTTAGCTCCTTCCATCGTATTCAGTGAACAAAACGGGCAGATCCCGTGGCTTCCGCCTGCAATTGGCTTTCTGCTTGGCGGCCTTTTTATCCGGCTGCTAGACTTTGTTGTTCCTCACCTGGATTCTGGTTTGTCAGAAAATGAAGCAGAAGGACCGAAGACTGGTTTGCCTAAATCAATGCTGCTCTTCCTTGCCATTACGCTCCATAATATTCCTGAAGGGCTGGCTATTGGTGTGGCATTTGGGGCCGCAGCCATTGGTCTCGGAGAAGCCTCTGTAATAGGGGCTCTCGGGCTCGCTATCGGCATTGGTATCCAAAATATGCCGGAAGGCGCTGCGCTCTCCGTTCCATTAAGGGGAGAAGGGATGTCGCGACTGCGGGCATTTAATTATGGCCAGTTGTCTGCCATTGTAGAGCCGGTTGCTGCTGTAATTGGAGCCGCTGCTGTGCTCGCTGTACAGCCCATCATGCCTTATGCCCTTGCATTTGCAGCGGGTGCCATGATCTTTGTTGTTGTCGAACAGTTGATTCCGCAATCACAATCAGCCGGCAGCAAAGATTGGGCAACGCTGGGCTTAATGGCAGGGTTTACGGTCATGATGATATTGGATGTGGCTCTCGGTTAA
- a CDS encoding AAA family ATPase translates to MISQLDSPFIKKVQFKTESIPSFDEYPFHLPFIQSAGIEFHPRVTYIIGENGMGKSTLLEAIAVASGFNPEGGTLNFNFSTHDSHSELGNYIKLIKGIKRPKDGFFLRAETFYNVATNIEELDSEPGGGRIIDSFGGKSLHRQSHGESFFAVFNHRFRGNGIYILDEPEAALSPLRQLSMLSRMHDLMMANSQFIIATHSPLLMAYPDSKILEVTEDGLCEKPLEETSHYVMMKQFFDDKERLLHHLLHTN, encoded by the coding sequence ATGATCAGTCAATTGGATAGTCCGTTCATAAAAAAAGTTCAATTTAAGACGGAGAGTATCCCTTCTTTCGATGAATATCCTTTTCATCTGCCTTTTATCCAATCAGCAGGAATTGAATTTCATCCCCGGGTTACTTACATTATTGGCGAAAATGGTATGGGCAAATCTACTTTGCTAGAAGCAATAGCGGTTGCTTCTGGTTTTAATCCGGAAGGAGGTACGCTTAACTTTAACTTCTCCACCCATGATTCCCACTCTGAACTTGGGAACTATATAAAGCTTATCAAAGGTATAAAACGTCCCAAAGACGGCTTCTTCTTAAGAGCGGAAACTTTTTATAATGTGGCAACAAACATTGAAGAGTTGGATAGCGAGCCAGGCGGAGGCCGAATCATTGATTCTTTTGGGGGGAAATCGCTTCATCGGCAATCACATGGTGAATCTTTTTTTGCGGTATTTAATCATCGCTTCAGAGGAAATGGCATTTATATTCTGGATGAGCCTGAGGCAGCTCTTTCACCATTAAGGCAGCTTTCCATGCTTTCGAGGATGCATGACTTAATGATGGCAAACTCTCAATTTATTATTGCTACGCATTCCCCGTTGTTGATGGCGTATCCTGATTCTAAAATACTAGAGGTGACTGAAGACGGGCTATGTGAGAAACCACTCGAAGAAACGAGCCATTATGTTATGATGAAACAATTTTTCGATGATAAAGAGCGACTGCTTCATCATTTGCTTCATACAAATTAG
- the rbsB gene encoding ribose ABC transporter substrate-binding protein RbsB: protein MKKLWIILLSFSLFMLGGCSLEPPQWAKPAKKDKLEDIKIGLSVSTLNNPFFVSLKDGVVKEAKKNHMETIIVDAQNDSAKQVNDVEDLIQQGVDVLLINPTDSSAISTAVQSANAIGIPVITLDRSADKGDTVTLVASDNVKGGQLAGDFIVEKLGEGAKVAELEGVPGASATRERGKGFHLTADKKLKVVAKQSADFDRTKGLNVMENILQGHPDIQAVFAHNDEMALGAIEAIASSGKDILVIGFDGNDDAIKSVKAGQLAGTVAQQPELIGQLAVQAAGDTMKGKKVEKTMPAPLKMVTK, encoded by the coding sequence TTGAAAAAATTATGGATCATTTTGCTGTCATTTTCGTTATTTATGCTCGGAGGCTGCTCGCTTGAGCCACCTCAATGGGCCAAGCCGGCGAAAAAAGACAAGCTTGAAGATATAAAAATTGGTTTATCTGTGTCGACGTTAAACAATCCGTTCTTCGTTTCTTTAAAAGACGGAGTGGTCAAAGAAGCGAAGAAGAACCATATGGAAACAATCATTGTAGATGCACAGAACGATTCCGCAAAACAAGTGAATGATGTGGAAGATTTAATTCAGCAAGGTGTTGATGTGTTGCTCATCAATCCGACTGATTCATCCGCTATTTCTACAGCTGTGCAATCAGCGAACGCCATCGGTATTCCAGTGATCACGCTTGATCGTTCGGCTGACAAAGGAGACACCGTGACCCTTGTCGCTTCAGACAACGTAAAAGGCGGACAGCTGGCCGGGGATTTTATCGTTGAGAAGCTTGGAGAAGGAGCGAAGGTAGCTGAGCTCGAAGGAGTTCCAGGAGCATCCGCTACACGTGAGCGAGGAAAAGGCTTCCATTTAACAGCAGATAAAAAGCTAAAAGTTGTTGCCAAGCAATCAGCCGATTTTGACCGGACCAAAGGATTGAATGTCATGGAAAACATTTTGCAGGGTCATCCAGATATTCAGGCAGTTTTTGCCCATAACGATGAAATGGCACTTGGAGCGATTGAAGCCATTGCAAGCTCCGGCAAGGACATTCTTGTTATTGGGTTTGACGGCAATGACGATGCTATTAAATCTGTAAAGGCTGGTCAGCTAGCAGGGACAGTTGCACAGCAGCCGGAACTCATCGGCCAGCTCGCTGTGCAGGCGGCCGGAGATACAATGAAAGGGAAGAAAGTAGAAAAAACCATGCCAGCTCCATTGAAAATGGTAACGAAGTAA
- the rbsC gene encoding ribose ABC transporter permease RbsC — MMNKTGVKPLNDLTQKLGPLLGLIILILIVSILNPSFLAPLNILNLLRQVAINALIAYGMTFVILTGGIDLSVGSILALSSALMAGMIVSGIDPILAIFIGCLLGAIMGAINGLLITKGKMAPFIATLATMTIYRGLTLVYTDGNPITGLGDNYLFQLFGRGYFLGIPVPAVTMLLAFVILWVILHKTPFGRQTYAIGGNEKAAWISGIKVSRVKIMIYSLAGLLAALAGAILTSRLNSAQPTAGTSYELDAIAAVVLGGTSLSGGRGLIIGTLIGALIIGTLNNGLNLLGVSSFFQMVVKGIVIVIAVLIDRKKAA; from the coding sequence ATGATGAATAAAACAGGTGTAAAACCACTGAACGATCTGACACAGAAGCTTGGACCGCTGCTTGGATTAATTATTTTAATTTTGATCGTTTCTATTTTAAATCCCAGCTTCTTGGCGCCTTTAAATATTTTGAATTTGCTTCGGCAAGTGGCGATCAATGCGCTGATTGCCTATGGCATGACGTTTGTTATTTTAACAGGCGGAATCGATTTATCGGTCGGTTCCATCTTGGCGCTGTCTAGTGCGCTAATGGCTGGCATGATTGTTTCAGGCATCGATCCGATACTTGCCATTTTCATTGGCTGTCTGCTTGGCGCAATTATGGGAGCAATTAATGGCCTCTTAATTACAAAAGGAAAAATGGCGCCTTTTATCGCTACACTGGCAACCATGACGATCTATCGGGGGTTAACGCTCGTCTATACTGATGGAAACCCGATCACCGGTCTTGGAGACAATTACTTATTCCAATTGTTTGGCCGCGGTTATTTTCTAGGTATTCCTGTACCAGCTGTTACGATGTTGCTTGCCTTTGTGATCCTATGGGTAATTTTGCACAAAACTCCGTTTGGCCGTCAGACTTATGCGATTGGCGGTAATGAAAAAGCTGCCTGGATTTCAGGTATTAAAGTATCAAGAGTGAAAATTATGATTTACTCCTTAGCAGGTCTGCTCGCTGCATTGGCCGGTGCTATCCTAACCTCACGGCTTAATTCGGCCCAGCCGACAGCGGGAACTTCTTATGAACTAGACGCCATTGCCGCTGTTGTGCTTGGCGGAACGAGCCTTTCAGGCGGCCGAGGTCTTATCATCGGCACGCTCATCGGCGCTTTAATCATTGGCACATTGAACAACGGTCTCAATTTGTTGGGTGTCTCTTCCTTCTTCCAAATGGTCGTTAAAGGAATTGTCATCGTGATTGCTGTATTAATTGACCGTAAAAAAGCAGCGTAG
- a CDS encoding sugar ABC transporter ATP-binding protein, with protein sequence MQIEMRNIHKRFGANQVLTGVDFELLPGEVHALMGENGAGKSTLMNILTGLHQQNEGTITINGQDRSFSSPKEAEEGGIAFIHQELNIWPDMSVLENLFIGRERKNAFGLLKMKEMKEMASAQFEKLAVTIPLEKEAGLCSVGQQQMIEIAKALMTNAEVIIMDEPTAALTEREISKLFDVIRALSKQGVSIVYISHRMEEIFTICDRITVMRDGKTVDTKMIKETNFDEVVKKMVGRELEDRFPARKPSPGETVLEVKDFTRKGAFENISFSVKAGEIIGVSGLMGAGRTEVMRAIFGLDQIDSGELYIKGQKAVIHSPNEAVRKGIGFITEDRKDEGLILDFPIRENISLPSVKSFAPKGIIDRKNEREFVEMLIKRLTIKTESAETSAKNLSGGNQQKVVLAKWIGIGPKVLILDEPTRGVDVGAKREIYSLMNELTDRGVAIVMVSSELPEVLGMSDRILVFHEGKISGELTKEEATQEKIMTFAAGGQ encoded by the coding sequence ATGCAAATTGAAATGAGAAATATCCATAAAAGATTTGGCGCGAATCAGGTGCTTACCGGCGTGGACTTTGAGCTGCTTCCCGGTGAAGTCCATGCGCTTATGGGAGAAAACGGGGCAGGAAAATCAACGCTAATGAATATCCTGACAGGCCTTCATCAGCAGAACGAAGGAACGATTACCATTAACGGGCAAGACCGTTCTTTCTCCAGCCCGAAAGAAGCAGAAGAAGGCGGCATTGCTTTTATTCATCAGGAGTTAAATATTTGGCCGGATATGTCCGTATTGGAAAATCTCTTTATTGGTCGCGAACGGAAAAATGCTTTCGGTTTGCTGAAAATGAAAGAAATGAAAGAGATGGCAAGCGCACAGTTTGAGAAGCTGGCGGTTACTATTCCTCTCGAAAAGGAAGCAGGACTTTGCTCAGTCGGACAGCAACAAATGATTGAAATTGCCAAGGCACTCATGACAAATGCGGAAGTTATTATTATGGATGAACCGACGGCTGCTCTAACAGAAAGGGAGATTTCCAAGTTGTTCGACGTTATCCGCGCACTGAGCAAGCAAGGTGTCTCCATCGTTTACATTTCTCACCGCATGGAAGAAATTTTTACGATCTGTGACCGAATTACCGTGATGCGTGACGGCAAAACAGTTGACACCAAGATGATAAAGGAAACTAACTTTGACGAGGTTGTTAAAAAAATGGTAGGCCGTGAACTCGAAGACCGCTTTCCTGCACGAAAGCCTTCTCCTGGTGAAACAGTATTAGAAGTAAAAGACTTTACGAGAAAAGGGGCATTTGAGAATATCAGTTTCTCTGTGAAAGCAGGGGAGATTATTGGTGTTTCCGGCTTGATGGGCGCCGGACGAACAGAAGTGATGCGGGCAATTTTTGGGTTAGATCAAATAGACAGCGGCGAGCTATATATAAAGGGGCAAAAAGCGGTTATTCACTCGCCAAATGAAGCCGTTAGGAAAGGAATCGGCTTTATTACCGAGGACCGGAAAGACGAGGGACTCATTCTTGATTTCCCTATCCGTGAGAACATTTCCCTGCCAAGTGTTAAGAGCTTTGCTCCAAAAGGAATCATCGACCGGAAAAATGAACGGGAATTTGTAGAGATGTTAATTAAACGATTAACCATCAAAACGGAGTCGGCAGAAACAAGTGCTAAAAATCTATCGGGTGGTAACCAGCAAAAAGTGGTGCTCGCTAAATGGATTGGCATTGGCCCAAAAGTGTTGATTTTAGACGAACCGACAAGAGGTGTGGATGTTGGTGCCAAGCGGGAGATTTATTCGCTGATGAATGAACTGACTGACCGGGGCGTAGCCATTGTTATGGTGTCTTCTGAATTGCCTGAAGTACTTGGAATGAGCGACCGCATTCTTGTTTTCCATGAAGGAAAAATTAGCGGGGAATTAACGAAAGAAGAAGCGACGCAGGAGAAAATCATGACGTTCGCTGCAGGAGGGCAGTAA